A genomic region of Pseudomonas migulae contains the following coding sequences:
- the flgM gene encoding flagellar biosynthesis anti-sigma factor FlgM, whose amino-acid sequence MVIDFSRLNSSSSLTGSTRTSVAKETAEAGKSAPLNTPAEQASTVKSGESVHLSNEAQQLQQVTDKLRDQPAVDKARVAELKAAIADGSYKVDSNRVASKLLNFEAQR is encoded by the coding sequence ATGGTCATCGATTTCAGCCGTTTGAACAGTTCCTCGTCACTTACGGGCAGTACACGTACCAGCGTTGCCAAGGAAACCGCCGAAGCCGGCAAATCCGCGCCGCTGAATACCCCGGCCGAACAGGCCAGTACCGTCAAAAGCGGGGAATCGGTACACCTCAGCAATGAGGCTCAACAGTTGCAACAGGTCACTGACAAGCTGCGCGATCAGCCTGCCGTCGACAAAGCCCGCGTGGCCGAGTTGAAAGCAGCGATTGCCGATGGCAGCTACAAAGTCGACAGCAACCGTGTAGCCAGCAAACTGCTCAACTTCGAAGCCCAGCGCTAG
- the cheR gene encoding protein-glutamate O-methyltransferase CheR — translation MSTGNLDFEQFRVFLEKACGILLGENKQYLVSSRLNKLMEQQGIKSLGELVQRIQTQPRSGLREMVVDAMTTNETLWFRDTYPFEVLKNKVLPEAIKAAPGQRLRIWSAACSSGQEPYSLSMSIDEFERVNMGQLKMGVQIVATDLSGTMLTNCKTGEYDSLAIGRGLSPERLQRYFDPKGPGRWAIKAPIKSRVEFRSFNLLDSYASLGKFDIVFCRNVLIYFSAEVKKDILLRIHSTLKPGGYLFLGASEALNGLPDHYQMVQCSPGIIYQAK, via the coding sequence TTGTCTACGGGTAATTTGGATTTCGAACAGTTCCGGGTCTTCCTGGAAAAAGCCTGTGGCATTTTGCTCGGTGAAAACAAGCAGTACCTGGTCTCGAGCCGTCTCAACAAACTGATGGAGCAGCAAGGCATCAAGTCCCTGGGTGAGCTGGTCCAGCGCATCCAGACCCAGCCGCGCAGCGGTTTGCGCGAGATGGTGGTGGATGCCATGACGACCAACGAAACCCTGTGGTTTCGTGACACCTATCCGTTTGAAGTCTTGAAGAACAAGGTGCTGCCCGAAGCAATCAAGGCAGCTCCCGGCCAGCGTCTGCGGATCTGGTCGGCGGCGTGCTCGTCGGGGCAGGAACCGTATTCGCTGTCGATGTCCATCGACGAGTTCGAGCGGGTCAACATGGGCCAGTTGAAGATGGGCGTGCAGATCGTCGCCACTGATTTGTCCGGCACCATGCTGACCAACTGCAAGACCGGCGAGTACGACAGCCTGGCTATCGGTCGCGGTCTGTCGCCCGAGCGCCTGCAGCGTTACTTCGACCCGAAAGGGCCGGGGCGCTGGGCGATCAAGGCGCCGATCAAGAGCCGGGTGGAGTTTCGCTCGTTCAACCTGCTGGACAGCTACGCGAGCCTCGGCAAGTTCGACATCGTGTTCTGCCGCAACGTACTGATCTACTTCTCCGCCGAGGTGAAGAAAGACATCCTGTTGCGCATCCACAGCACGTTGAAGCCGGGCGGTTATCTGTTCCTTGGCGCGTCCGAAGCGCTGAACGGATTGCCGGACCATTACCAGATGGTCCAGTGCAGCCCGGGGATCATTTACCAGGCGAAGTGA
- a CDS encoding flagellar brake protein, whose translation MSNALTAEDAPQPPKVLTTPLEISGNLRQLQESHDPLIITFHERTQRFQSYLVDVDREGRTMALDEMIPRDGERFLLAGEPFKVEGFHEGVRIAWESNGQLTIDESGDSRCYRGPLPDEVVYHQRRNAFRAALKLAQLVSVELDGEKLKAPISGKLLDISATGCKLRFEGDITGSLQLGQVYDRFSAALPFGKMTAPVELRYLHFEERISTTFAGIRFHNMSGLVQRQVERFVYQLQREARRFDKDDM comes from the coding sequence GTGTCCAATGCCTTAACCGCGGAAGATGCCCCGCAGCCACCCAAGGTGCTTACCACGCCTTTGGAAATCTCCGGCAACCTGCGCCAACTGCAAGAAAGCCATGATCCACTGATCATCACGTTCCATGAGCGCACCCAGCGTTTCCAGAGCTATCTGGTGGACGTGGACCGCGAAGGCCGCACCATGGCGCTCGACGAAATGATCCCGCGTGACGGTGAGCGTTTCCTCCTGGCCGGCGAACCGTTCAAGGTCGAAGGCTTTCACGAAGGCGTACGCATTGCCTGGGAAAGCAACGGCCAGTTGACCATCGACGAATCCGGCGACAGTCGCTGCTATCGCGGCCCGCTGCCGGATGAAGTGGTCTATCACCAGCGCCGCAATGCATTTCGTGCGGCATTGAAGCTGGCCCAGCTGGTCAGCGTCGAACTGGACGGTGAAAAGCTCAAGGCACCGATCAGCGGCAAGCTGCTGGACATTTCCGCCACCGGCTGCAAGTTGCGCTTCGAGGGTGACATCACCGGCAGCCTGCAACTGGGCCAGGTCTACGACCGTTTCTCCGCCGCCCTGCCCTTTGGCAAGATGACGGCACCGGTCGAACTGCGTTATCTGCATTTCGAAGAAAGAATCTCCACCACCTTCGCCGGCATCCGCTTTCATAACATGAGCGGCCTGGTGCAGCGTCAGGTCGAGCGGTTCGTCTATCAGCTTCAGCGCGAAGCGCGACGCTTCGACAAAGACGACATGTAA
- a CDS encoding MFS transporter has protein sequence MRQIWKPFRALYFASLMMLIGSGLLSTYLGLRLAADHVDSLWVGALMAANYFGLVLGGKIGHRLIARVGHIRAYSACAGIVGAAVLGHGLVDWLPAWIFLRVIVGLGMMCQYMVIESWLNEQAEASQRGTVFSGYMIASYLGLVLGQLILVMHPALGLELLMLVALCFALCLVPVALTRRIHPAPLHPAPMEPRFFIKRVPQSLSTVLGAGLIIGSFYGLAPLYASQQGLSTEQVGLFMGSCIFAGLLVQWPLGWLSDRYDRALLIRCFALFLAVAALPLAIMKQVPLEVLFIAGFLCALVKFCLYPLAVAFSNDHVEGDRRVSLTAMLLVTYGVGASIGPLVAGVLMKMFGSQMLYAFFSFFALVLVWRIRPKAVTNLHQVDDAPLHHVAMPDSMSSSPLVACLDPRVDEQVVQDQMQSPVNPEPSPEPETETETPRSPEDPDTGREQSFTEARP, from the coding sequence ATGCGCCAAATCTGGAAACCCTTTCGAGCGCTGTATTTTGCCTCGCTGATGATGTTGATCGGCTCGGGCTTGCTGAGTACTTACCTGGGCTTGCGCCTGGCGGCCGACCATGTCGACAGCCTGTGGGTCGGTGCGCTGATGGCGGCCAACTATTTTGGCCTGGTGCTGGGGGGCAAGATCGGTCACCGGTTGATTGCCCGGGTCGGGCACATCCGTGCCTATTCGGCCTGCGCCGGGATCGTCGGGGCGGCGGTGCTGGGCCATGGCCTGGTGGACTGGCTGCCTGCCTGGATCTTTTTGCGGGTCATCGTCGGCCTCGGCATGATGTGCCAGTACATGGTCATCGAAAGCTGGCTCAATGAGCAGGCCGAAGCCTCGCAACGCGGAACGGTGTTCAGCGGTTACATGATCGCGTCCTATCTGGGTCTGGTGTTGGGGCAATTGATTCTGGTCATGCACCCGGCGCTCGGTCTGGAGCTGTTGATGCTGGTCGCCCTGTGCTTTGCCCTGTGCCTGGTGCCGGTGGCCCTGACGCGGCGGATTCACCCGGCGCCTCTGCACCCGGCGCCGATGGAACCGCGGTTCTTCATCAAGCGCGTACCGCAGTCGTTGAGTACGGTGCTGGGGGCAGGGCTGATCATTGGTTCGTTCTACGGTCTGGCGCCGCTGTATGCCTCGCAGCAAGGGTTGTCCACGGAGCAGGTCGGTCTGTTCATGGGTAGCTGCATTTTTGCCGGCCTGCTGGTGCAGTGGCCGTTGGGCTGGCTGTCCGACCGTTATGACAGGGCGCTGTTGATCCGCTGCTTTGCGCTTTTCCTCGCCGTTGCCGCCTTGCCGTTGGCGATCATGAAACAAGTGCCGCTGGAGGTGCTGTTTATCGCCGGCTTCCTCTGTGCTTTGGTGAAGTTTTGCCTGTATCCATTGGCGGTGGCGTTCTCCAACGACCACGTCGAGGGCGATCGCCGGGTGTCGCTGACGGCGATGCTGCTGGTGACCTACGGTGTCGGCGCCAGTATCGGGCCGCTGGTCGCCGGGGTGCTGATGAAGATGTTCGGCAGCCAGATGCTCTACGCCTTCTTCAGTTTCTTCGCGTTGGTGCTGGTGTGGCGAATCCGTCCGAAAGCGGTGACCAACCTGCACCAGGTGGACGACGCGCCGCTGCATCACGTCGCCATGCCGGACAGTATGTCGAGTTCGCCGCTGGTGGCGTGCCTTGACCCGCGTGTCGATGAACAAGTGGTGCAGGACCAGATGCAGAGCCCGGTCAATCCTGAGCCGAGCCCTGAACCAGAGACCGAGACAGAAACCCCTCGCTCTCCGGAAGACCCGGACACGGGTCGTGAGCAAAGCTTCACCGAGGCCAGGCCTTAA
- the flgC gene encoding flagellar basal body rod protein FlgC: MSLASVFNIAGSGMSAQTTRLNTVASNIANAETVSSSIDQTYRARHPVFATMFQGGQSGGSDSLFQSQDAAGQGVQVLGVVEDQSNLEARYEPNHPAADAKGYVYYPNVNVVEEMADMISASRSFQTNAEMMNTAKTMMQKVLTLGQ; encoded by the coding sequence ATGTCTCTAGCCAGTGTTTTCAATATCGCCGGTAGCGGCATGAGTGCCCAGACCACTCGCCTCAACACCGTCGCCAGTAACATCGCCAACGCCGAAACCGTCTCGTCGAGCATCGACCAGACCTACCGCGCTCGTCACCCGGTGTTCGCCACCATGTTCCAGGGGGGCCAGAGCGGCGGCAGCGATTCGCTGTTCCAGAGCCAGGACGCCGCGGGCCAGGGCGTACAAGTGCTGGGCGTGGTCGAAGACCAGAGCAATCTTGAAGCGCGCTACGAACCGAACCATCCGGCGGCCGATGCCAAGGGCTACGTCTACTACCCGAACGTCAACGTGGTGGAAGAAATGGCTGACATGATTTCCGCGAGCCGTTCGTTCCAGACCAACGCCGAAATGATGAACACCGCCAAAACAATGATGCAGAAGGTCCTGACCCTCGGTCAGTGA
- the flgB gene encoding flagellar basal body rod protein FlgB, with amino-acid sequence MSISFDKALGIHEQALGFRAQRAEVLANNIANADTPNYKARDLDFSKVLAEQSEKTKNGTFALNMTNNRHIEAQGLGNGDESLMYRTPMQPSIDQNTVDAQLEQSNYAENAVNFQASFTLLNSKFKGLISALRGE; translated from the coding sequence ATGAGCATCAGCTTCGATAAAGCGCTCGGTATCCACGAACAGGCCCTGGGCTTCCGCGCCCAGCGTGCCGAAGTCCTGGCCAACAACATCGCCAACGCCGACACCCCGAACTACAAGGCTCGGGATCTGGACTTCTCGAAAGTGCTCGCCGAGCAAAGCGAGAAAACCAAGAACGGCACTTTCGCCTTGAACATGACCAACAACCGTCATATCGAAGCGCAAGGCCTGGGCAATGGCGACGAGTCGCTGATGTATCGCACGCCGATGCAACCGTCGATCGACCAGAACACCGTGGACGCCCAGCTGGAACAGTCGAACTACGCGGAAAACGCGGTCAACTTCCAGGCGAGCTTCACCCTGCTCAACAGCAAATTCAAAGGGCTGATATCCGCCCTGCGTGGAGAGTAA
- the flgD gene encoding flagellar hook assembly protein FlgD, which yields MSVTDTTSGLSLKDILANSSIKTNTTPDGLASATNSATGKKALGKDAFLQLLVTQLKNQNPLEPQDNGEFVAQLAQFSSLEGITTLNDTVGGLATNLAGSLSSSQALQASSLVGRSVIAPGDKAVVDTSKSFTGTVAVPSAADPVKVKITDADGKVIRTIDLGSQKAGNASFIWDGKNDAGEVAKAGTYTFGATATYDSKATSLVTYLPATVTSVTISQTGGELMLNLAGLGSVALSKVQTIGM from the coding sequence ATGAGTGTTACCGATACCACCAGCGGCCTTAGCCTCAAAGACATCCTGGCCAACTCTTCGATCAAGACCAACACCACTCCCGATGGCCTGGCGTCCGCGACGAACAGTGCCACCGGCAAGAAGGCCCTGGGCAAGGACGCGTTCCTGCAACTGCTGGTGACACAGCTGAAGAACCAGAACCCGCTGGAGCCGCAGGACAACGGCGAGTTCGTTGCCCAGTTGGCGCAGTTCAGCAGCCTGGAAGGCATTACCACGCTCAATGACACCGTGGGCGGCCTGGCGACCAACCTGGCGGGCAGCTTGAGCTCGTCCCAGGCGTTGCAGGCGTCGTCGCTGGTGGGCCGTTCGGTCATCGCGCCGGGCGACAAGGCGGTGGTCGACACCTCCAAGAGCTTCACCGGCACAGTCGCCGTGCCTTCGGCGGCCGATCCGGTCAAGGTCAAGATCACCGATGCCGATGGCAAGGTGATCCGCACCATCGACCTGGGCAGCCAGAAAGCCGGCAACGCCAGCTTCATCTGGGACGGCAAGAACGATGCCGGCGAAGTGGCCAAGGCGGGTACGTACACCTTCGGCGCCACGGCGACTTACGACAGCAAGGCGACTTCGCTGGTCACCTACCTGCCGGCCACCGTTACCAGCGTGACCATCAGCCAGACCGGCGGTGAGTTGATGCTCAATCTGGCCGGGCTGGGCAGCGTTGCCCTGTCCAAAGTACAAACCATTGGTATGTAA
- a CDS encoding chemotaxis protein CheV, translated as MAGVMDSVNQRTQLVGQNRLELLLFRLDGQQLYGINVFKVREVLQCPKLTLMPKSNPVVCGVANIRGATIPILDLAMATGSGALKDQSNPFVIITEYNTKTQGFLVRSVERIVNMNWEEIHPPPKGTGRDHYLTAVTRVDNQLVEIIDVEKVLAEVAPTPEAISVGVVDVETQHKALSLRVLTVDDSSVARKQVTRCLQTVGVEVVALNDGRQALDYLRKLVDEGKKPEEEFLMMISDIEMPEMDGYTLTAEIRNDPRMQKLHIILHTSLSGVFNQAMVKKVGADDFLAKFRPDDLASRVVDRIKAADIS; from the coding sequence ATGGCTGGTGTAATGGATTCGGTAAACCAGCGCACGCAACTGGTAGGGCAGAATCGTCTGGAGCTGTTGCTGTTCCGTCTCGACGGCCAGCAGCTGTATGGGATCAACGTTTTCAAGGTTCGCGAGGTGCTGCAATGCCCCAAGCTGACCCTGATGCCCAAGTCCAATCCTGTCGTGTGCGGTGTGGCAAATATCCGGGGGGCGACCATTCCGATCCTTGATCTGGCAATGGCGACCGGTTCCGGAGCGCTTAAAGATCAAAGCAATCCCTTCGTGATCATCACGGAGTACAACACCAAGACCCAGGGTTTCCTGGTGCGCTCGGTCGAACGCATCGTCAACATGAACTGGGAAGAGATTCATCCGCCTCCCAAGGGCACAGGACGCGATCATTACCTGACGGCTGTGACTCGGGTCGACAATCAGTTAGTCGAAATCATCGACGTCGAGAAGGTCCTGGCGGAAGTGGCGCCGACACCGGAAGCGATTTCCGTCGGTGTGGTCGATGTCGAGACCCAGCACAAGGCACTGTCGCTGCGGGTACTGACGGTCGATGACTCGTCGGTGGCGCGCAAGCAAGTCACGCGTTGCCTGCAGACGGTCGGTGTCGAAGTGGTGGCGTTGAACGACGGACGGCAAGCGCTGGATTACCTGCGCAAGCTGGTCGACGAGGGCAAGAAGCCGGAAGAAGAGTTCCTGATGATGATTTCCGACATCGAGATGCCGGAAATGGACGGGTACACCCTGACGGCCGAAATCCGCAACGACCCTCGCATGCAAAAGCTTCATATCATCCTGCATACTTCGTTGTCGGGTGTGTTCAATCAGGCGATGGTCAAGAAAGTCGGTGCCGATGACTTCCTGGCCAAATTCCGTCCTGATGACCTGGCATCCCGGGTAGTCGACCGGATCAAAGCAGCAGATATCAGCTAG
- the flgA gene encoding flagellar basal body P-ring formation chaperone FlgA, translating into MNTEPTFFRHLTSPFRRLLCAMSAVCLFNAGSPALADAVTLPDMLIGVTQGFLEFTVEDYLATSQTEGRYEIQVNQLDPRLRMPMCDKELTASLESPAKPLGRVTVKVRCEGTSPWTVFVPAQVRLFRDVVTTARPLRRADIVEPADVLLRERDVSLINQGYLTTLDQAIGQRLTRPMVTDQVITLVHLEQAEVIRKGDQVVITARSGTLSVRMPGEAMSNGGMSEQIRVKNLNSKRVIKAQVTAPGQVEVSM; encoded by the coding sequence ATGAACACAGAACCGACATTTTTCCGACACCTGACATCGCCTTTTCGCAGACTGCTCTGTGCAATGTCGGCTGTTTGCCTGTTCAACGCTGGCAGCCCTGCCCTTGCTGACGCGGTTACCTTGCCTGACATGCTTATCGGCGTCACCCAGGGCTTTCTTGAATTCACCGTAGAAGACTATCTGGCTACCAGTCAAACGGAAGGTCGCTACGAAATCCAGGTCAACCAGCTCGATCCGCGACTGCGCATGCCCATGTGCGACAAGGAATTGACAGCCAGTCTCGAGAGCCCGGCCAAGCCGCTGGGCCGGGTCACGGTCAAGGTTCGCTGCGAGGGAACCTCCCCCTGGACGGTGTTCGTACCCGCTCAAGTCCGCCTGTTTCGCGACGTCGTGACCACTGCTCGCCCGCTGCGCCGCGCCGACATTGTCGAGCCCGCTGACGTGCTGCTGCGCGAACGCGATGTCAGCCTGATCAACCAGGGTTACCTGACGACCCTCGACCAGGCGATCGGCCAACGACTTACCCGACCAATGGTCACGGATCAGGTGATTACCCTCGTCCACCTCGAACAGGCAGAAGTCATTCGCAAGGGCGATCAGGTGGTCATTACCGCCCGCAGTGGTACGCTCAGCGTGCGAATGCCCGGCGAAGCAATGTCCAACGGCGGCATGAGCGAACAGATTCGCGTGAAAAACCTCAACTCCAAGCGGGTCATCAAGGCGCAGGTCACCGCGCCGGGTCAGGTGGAAGTGTCTATGTAG
- a CDS encoding flagella synthesis protein FlgN, translating to MHDTNLLQLITDDFAPAQHLLELLQTESLALHGRDMPLLEEILAQKQALIILLEQHGRKRSEILASLNLPLNRNGLEQLASHSSIGEELLAQSDVLTDLLAQCQAANANNGQSILVQQAATANQLKILTGGEPPALYDARGSTAKLAKPRPLSQA from the coding sequence ATGCACGACACTAATTTACTGCAACTGATCACCGACGACTTTGCTCCAGCGCAACATTTGCTGGAGTTACTGCAAACCGAGTCCCTCGCCTTGCACGGTCGTGACATGCCACTGCTCGAAGAAATTCTGGCGCAGAAACAGGCATTGATCATTCTGCTCGAACAGCATGGCCGCAAGCGCAGTGAAATCCTCGCCAGCCTCAATCTGCCGCTCAATCGCAACGGTCTGGAGCAACTGGCCAGCCATTCGAGCATCGGCGAAGAGTTGCTGGCGCAGAGCGATGTGCTGACCGACCTTCTGGCTCAATGCCAGGCGGCGAACGCCAATAATGGCCAGTCGATCCTGGTCCAGCAGGCCGCCACGGCCAACCAGCTGAAAATCCTCACCGGCGGCGAACCGCCAGCCCTTTATGATGCCCGCGGATCAACCGCCAAGCTTGCGAAGCCACGCCCGCTCAGTCAGGCTTGA